A single window of Achromobacter xylosoxidans DNA harbors:
- a CDS encoding branched-chain amino acid ABC transporter permease yields MNAQIALILGQDGITNGAIYALLALSILLVFTVTRVLFIPQGEFVAFGALTMAALQAGKPVLLVWLLLAFALAEAVADLMARARRPGRRAPLWRIGAKVAYPLLLAALFYRLPLAQLPMAVQALLTLLLVVPMGPQLYRLFYQPIASASTLVLLIVSIAVHLALVGLGLLAFGAEGARTAPFSDASLALGPVNVNSQALWVVAVSALLIVVLYQFFERSMYGKALRAAAFNRLGARLMGISPVFAGKATFFLAALIGTVSGILIAPITTMYFDSGFMVSLKGFVGAIIGGLVSYPLAAAGAVLVGLIEAFSSFWASAYKEIIVFTLIIPVLLWRSLKSHHVEEEEE; encoded by the coding sequence ATGAATGCTCAGATCGCCCTGATACTCGGGCAGGATGGCATCACCAACGGCGCCATCTACGCGCTGCTGGCCTTGTCCATCCTGCTGGTCTTTACCGTTACCCGCGTGCTGTTCATCCCCCAGGGCGAGTTCGTCGCCTTCGGCGCGCTCACCATGGCCGCGCTGCAGGCCGGCAAGCCGGTGCTGCTGGTGTGGCTGCTGCTGGCGTTCGCGCTGGCCGAGGCCGTGGCCGACCTGATGGCGCGCGCCAGGCGGCCGGGACGCCGCGCGCCGCTGTGGCGCATCGGCGCCAAGGTGGCGTATCCGCTGCTGCTGGCCGCGCTGTTCTACCGCCTGCCGCTGGCGCAGCTGCCGATGGCCGTGCAGGCGCTGCTGACGCTGCTGCTGGTGGTGCCGATGGGCCCGCAGCTGTACCGCCTGTTCTACCAGCCGATCGCCTCGGCCTCGACGCTGGTGCTGCTGATCGTGTCGATCGCCGTACACCTGGCGCTGGTCGGCCTGGGCCTGCTGGCCTTCGGCGCCGAGGGCGCGCGCACCGCGCCGTTCAGCGACGCCAGCCTGGCGCTGGGCCCGGTCAACGTCAACAGCCAGGCGCTGTGGGTGGTGGCCGTGTCGGCGCTGCTGATCGTGGTGCTGTACCAGTTCTTCGAGCGCTCGATGTACGGCAAGGCCTTGCGCGCGGCCGCCTTCAACCGGCTCGGCGCGCGCCTGATGGGCATTTCGCCGGTGTTCGCCGGCAAGGCCACGTTTTTCCTGGCGGCGCTGATCGGCACCGTCTCGGGCATCCTGATCGCGCCCATCACCACCATGTATTTCGATTCCGGCTTCATGGTCAGCCTGAAGGGCTTCGTCGGCGCCATCATCGGCGGCCTGGTGAGCTACCCGCTGGCCGCCGCCGGCGCCGTGCTGGTCGGCCTGATCGAGGCTTTCTCCTCGTTCTGGGCCAGCGCCTACAAGGAGATCATCGTCTTCACGCTGATCATTCCCGTGCTGCTCTGGCGTTCCCTGAAAAGCCACCACGTCGAGGAAGAAGAAGAATGA
- a CDS encoding ABC transporter substrate-binding protein, translated as MLSKKLPLAAAVLATLVSLPVLAQVKVGVVTSSTGPTALVGIPQKNTVPLLPKKIGDLTVEYISLDDASDSTNSVTAFKKLITEQNVDALIGPSGSPNAMGVIQFAAEAGVPMLAPVGTAAVVLPMNEQKKWVFKTTQNDDIIARALVDHMAKSGIKTVGFIGLNDPYGENWYKVFSGLAAEKGIKLTANERYLRFDSSVTGQALKILAAKPDAVLVAAPGAASVLPQTTLFDQGYKGKFYQTHGAALPDFLKLGGKKVEGTVLAASLMLVLPEMPDSNPSKKVASDYIAAYEKLNGSKPATFGANVYDAGLLLEKAIPLAEKAGKPGTKEFRSALRDALEQTRELVGTQGVYNMSAADHSGFDDRGRELITVKDGNWTLVK; from the coding sequence ATGCTGTCGAAGAAACTCCCCCTGGCCGCCGCCGTGCTGGCCACGCTGGTCTCCCTGCCCGTCCTGGCCCAGGTCAAGGTCGGCGTGGTCACCTCGTCCACCGGCCCCACCGCGCTGGTCGGCATCCCGCAAAAGAACACCGTGCCGCTGCTGCCCAAGAAGATCGGCGACCTGACCGTGGAATACATCTCGCTGGACGACGCCAGCGATTCCACCAACTCGGTCACGGCCTTCAAGAAGCTCATCACCGAACAGAACGTGGACGCCCTGATCGGGCCGTCGGGCTCGCCCAACGCCATGGGCGTGATCCAGTTCGCCGCCGAGGCCGGCGTGCCGATGCTGGCGCCGGTCGGCACCGCCGCCGTGGTGCTGCCGATGAACGAGCAGAAAAAATGGGTCTTCAAGACCACCCAGAACGACGACATCATCGCCCGCGCGCTGGTCGACCACATGGCCAAGAGCGGCATCAAGACGGTCGGCTTCATCGGCCTGAACGATCCGTATGGCGAGAACTGGTACAAGGTGTTCTCCGGCCTGGCGGCCGAAAAGGGCATCAAACTCACCGCCAACGAGCGCTACCTGCGCTTTGACAGCTCGGTCACCGGCCAGGCGCTGAAGATCCTGGCGGCCAAGCCCGACGCCGTGCTGGTGGCCGCCCCCGGCGCCGCCAGCGTGCTGCCGCAGACGACGCTGTTCGACCAGGGCTACAAGGGCAAGTTCTACCAGACCCACGGCGCCGCGCTGCCCGACTTCCTCAAGCTCGGCGGCAAGAAGGTCGAAGGCACCGTGCTGGCCGCCAGCCTGATGCTGGTGCTGCCGGAAATGCCCGACAGCAACCCGTCCAAGAAGGTCGCCAGCGACTACATCGCCGCCTACGAAAAACTCAACGGTTCCAAGCCCGCCACCTTCGGCGCCAACGTCTACGACGCCGGCCTGCTGCTGGAAAAGGCCATTCCGCTGGCCGAGAAGGCCGGCAAGCCGGGCACCAAGGAGTTCCGCAGCGCGCTGCGCGACGCGCTGGAACAGACCCGCGAGCTGGTCGGCACCCAGGGCGTCTACAACATGAGCGCCGCCGACCACAGCGGCTTCGACGACCGCGGCCGCGAACTCATCACCGTCAAAGACGGAAACTGGACGCTAGTGAAGTAA
- a CDS encoding SDR family NAD(P)-dependent oxidoreductase, protein MTQTNVAIVTGGSAGIGAEICRSMLDAGYEVISMARRAADFSHPRLHNVQVDLLDADATAQAGAEIAARFPVSHVIHNAGVIWPNLLPQVTQEELHGLTQIHLGAAISLVQAALPGMQERHFGRIVMMSSRGALGLPTRTAYSATKAGMVGMARTWSLELAPYGITVNVVAPGPIQTDMFYEVIEPGSEREKQLANGIPVKRLGRSDDVARAVMFFADPANSFVTGQTLFVCGGASVSSITI, encoded by the coding sequence ATGACGCAAACCAACGTCGCCATCGTCACCGGCGGCAGCGCCGGCATCGGCGCCGAAATCTGCCGCAGCATGCTCGACGCGGGCTACGAGGTGATCTCGATGGCGCGCCGCGCCGCCGACTTCAGCCACCCGCGCCTGCACAACGTGCAGGTGGACCTGCTGGACGCCGACGCCACCGCCCAGGCGGGCGCCGAGATCGCGGCGCGCTTTCCGGTCAGCCACGTCATCCACAACGCCGGCGTCATCTGGCCCAACCTGCTGCCGCAGGTGACCCAGGAGGAACTGCACGGCCTGACCCAGATCCACCTGGGCGCGGCCATCAGCCTGGTGCAGGCGGCCTTGCCCGGCATGCAGGAACGCCATTTCGGCCGCATCGTCATGATGTCCTCGCGCGGCGCGCTGGGCCTGCCCACCCGCACCGCCTACTCGGCCACCAAGGCCGGCATGGTCGGCATGGCGCGCACCTGGTCGCTGGAACTGGCGCCCTACGGCATCACCGTCAACGTGGTGGCGCCCGGCCCGATCCAGACCGACATGTTCTACGAAGTGATCGAACCCGGCAGCGAACGCGAAAAGCAGCTTGCCAACGGCATCCCGGTCAAGCGCCTGGGACGCTCGGACGACGTGGCGCGGGCGGTGATGTTCTTCGCCGACCCGGCCAACAGCTTTGTCACCGGCCAGACGCTGTTCGTCTGCGGCGGCGCCAGCGTCAGTTCCATCACCATCTGA
- a CDS encoding cyclase family protein, translating to MSQPILAQFMTELVSGRIRLVDLTETLTPEFPTIVLPPEFGQAWPFRIEEISRYDERGPAWYWNNFSCSEHTGTHFDAPVHWVTGKDQPDNTVDTIPVEAFIAGASVIDCSAEARDNPDFLLTIDFVKKWEEKHGRIPARSWVLMRTDWSKRAKPAEYLNMQEDGAHSPGPDAEVVPWLIKERDVHGFGTESVGTDAGQAHHLNPPYPCHYFMHGNNRYGLQCLTNLDQLPPTGAVIFSAPLKIRSGSGSPLRVLALAPRA from the coding sequence ATGAGCCAACCCATACTTGCCCAATTCATGACCGAACTGGTGTCGGGCCGCATCCGCCTGGTGGACCTGACCGAGACGCTGACGCCGGAATTCCCGACCATCGTGCTGCCGCCGGAATTCGGCCAGGCCTGGCCGTTCCGCATCGAGGAGATCTCGCGCTATGACGAGCGCGGCCCGGCCTGGTACTGGAACAACTTCTCCTGCTCCGAGCACACCGGCACCCACTTCGATGCGCCGGTGCACTGGGTCACCGGCAAGGACCAGCCCGACAACACCGTCGACACCATCCCGGTCGAGGCTTTCATCGCCGGCGCCAGCGTCATCGACTGTTCGGCCGAGGCGCGCGACAACCCCGACTTCCTGCTGACCATCGACTTCGTCAAGAAGTGGGAGGAAAAGCATGGCCGCATCCCGGCCCGTTCCTGGGTGCTGATGCGCACCGACTGGTCCAAGCGCGCCAAGCCGGCCGAATACCTGAACATGCAGGAAGACGGCGCCCACTCGCCCGGCCCCGACGCCGAGGTGGTGCCGTGGCTGATCAAGGAACGCGACGTGCACGGCTTCGGCACCGAGTCGGTAGGCACCGACGCCGGCCAGGCCCATCACCTGAATCCGCCCTACCCCTGCCACTACTTCATGCACGGCAACAACCGCTACGGCCTGCAGTGCCTGACCAACCTGGACCAGTTGCCGCCCACCGGCGCGGTGATCTTCTCGGCGCCGCTCAAGATCCGCAGCGGCTCGGGCAGCCCGCTGCGGGTGCTGGCGCTGGCGCCGCGCGCCTGA
- a CDS encoding SDR family NAD(P)-dependent oxidoreductase, protein MTEPLAKPPRKNPVARTRQPTLPPGARSRAALGLTAAAAEGRFELQTCADCGAVQYPPREVCGHCLSERLPWRPVDPNGVLLVSTTLHHSNDLYFRERLPWRVGTVRMDAGPSVVAHVHQDCADGARVRLALKLDRGGQAVMIALPERNTPNMEDDKTLRETSCDPKFRRALVTDGKSAVGQAVARALLDAGCPTVFLGDPQAWRRDAGFDALAADPRVQALALDVTDSDSVERAAASIGGKVEILVNTADLEREGGLLGRKDVNTARDALDVNVLGLMRLAQGFGPALCGRAADGVNNATAWVNVLSIYAHLNLPARGMWSASKAAALSLAQCLRAEMRPAGVRVVNVFPGPVDHEWEQRTPPPRVAPAAIASAIVRALKDGVEDVYVGDVAQEFRARLAENPKGLERELGA, encoded by the coding sequence ATGACCGAGCCGCTAGCCAAGCCGCCGCGCAAGAATCCGGTGGCGCGCACGCGCCAGCCGACCCTGCCGCCGGGCGCCCGCAGCCGCGCCGCCCTGGGCCTGACGGCCGCGGCCGCCGAAGGCCGCTTCGAACTGCAGACCTGCGCCGATTGCGGCGCGGTGCAGTACCCGCCGCGCGAAGTCTGCGGCCATTGCCTGTCGGAACGCCTGCCGTGGCGGCCGGTGGATCCCAACGGCGTGCTGCTGGTCAGCACCACGCTGCACCACAGCAACGACCTCTATTTCCGTGAACGCCTGCCGTGGCGGGTGGGCACGGTGCGCATGGACGCCGGCCCGTCGGTGGTGGCGCACGTGCACCAGGATTGCGCCGACGGCGCCCGCGTGCGGCTGGCGCTCAAGCTCGACCGCGGCGGCCAGGCCGTGATGATCGCCCTGCCCGAAAGGAATACACCCAATATGGAAGACGACAAGACCCTGCGCGAGACCTCGTGCGATCCGAAATTCCGCCGGGCGCTGGTCACCGACGGCAAGTCGGCGGTGGGCCAGGCGGTGGCGCGCGCCCTGCTCGACGCCGGCTGCCCGACCGTGTTCCTGGGCGATCCGCAGGCCTGGCGCCGCGACGCCGGCTTCGACGCGCTGGCGGCCGATCCGCGGGTGCAGGCGCTGGCGCTGGACGTGACCGACAGCGACTCGGTCGAGCGCGCCGCGGCGTCGATCGGCGGCAAGGTCGAGATCCTGGTCAACACCGCCGACCTGGAACGCGAAGGCGGCCTGCTCGGCCGCAAGGACGTCAACACCGCGCGCGACGCCCTGGACGTCAACGTGCTGGGCCTGATGCGGCTGGCGCAGGGCTTCGGCCCGGCGCTGTGCGGCCGCGCCGCCGACGGCGTCAACAACGCCACGGCCTGGGTCAACGTGCTGTCGATCTACGCCCACCTCAACCTGCCGGCGCGCGGCATGTGGTCGGCCTCCAAGGCCGCCGCGCTGTCGCTGGCGCAATGCCTGCGCGCCGAAATGCGGCCGGCCGGCGTGCGCGTGGTGAACGTGTTCCCCGGCCCGGTCGACCATGAATGGGAGCAGCGCACGCCGCCCCCGCGCGTGGCGCCCGCGGCCATCGCGAGCGCCATCGTGCGCGCGCTGAAGGATGGCGTCGAGGACGTGTACGTCGGCGACGTGGCACAGGAATTCCGCGCGCGGCTGGCGGAGAACCCCAAGGGACTGGAACGGGAACTGGGCGCCTGA
- a CDS encoding thiolase family protein, protein MSTPRARYDGVVAALPVSIPYERYSTHAAHWWLGRALGALIRQAGIAKTDVDGLCVSSFTLAPDTAVGLTQHLGMSPRWLDHIPMGGASGVAALRRAARAVQAGDAGIVACIAGDTNQVDSFRNTVSQFSRFAQDAVYPYGAGGPNASFALLTAHYMRSTGATREDFGKVCVAQRANALRYPHALMKKPLTLKQYLDARVITDPIHLFDCVMPCAGADGFLVMSEDRARALKLPYARILSTIERHNAWIEDPIQTRGGWTMDVDELYGMADAAPADMDFLQAYDDYPVINLMQMEDLGFCAKGEAPQFVRANTFTVDGSFPFNTNGGQLSVGQAGAAGGYLGMVEALRQLTGTAGGTQVADARLGLVSGFGMINYDRGLCTAAAILARSDA, encoded by the coding sequence ATGAGCACGCCGCGCGCCCGCTACGACGGCGTGGTGGCGGCCCTGCCCGTCAGCATTCCGTATGAGCGCTACTCCACCCATGCCGCGCATTGGTGGCTGGGCCGCGCGCTGGGCGCGCTGATCCGCCAGGCCGGCATCGCCAAGACCGACGTCGACGGCCTGTGCGTGTCCAGCTTCACGCTGGCGCCGGACACCGCCGTGGGCCTGACGCAGCACCTGGGCATGAGCCCGCGCTGGCTCGACCACATCCCCATGGGCGGCGCCAGCGGCGTGGCCGCGCTGCGCCGCGCCGCGCGCGCGGTGCAGGCGGGCGACGCCGGCATCGTCGCCTGCATCGCGGGCGACACCAACCAGGTCGACTCGTTCCGCAACACCGTCAGCCAGTTCTCGCGCTTCGCCCAGGATGCCGTCTACCCCTATGGCGCCGGCGGCCCCAACGCCAGCTTCGCGCTGCTGACCGCGCACTACATGCGCAGCACCGGCGCCACCCGCGAGGACTTCGGCAAGGTCTGCGTGGCGCAGCGCGCCAACGCCCTGCGCTATCCGCACGCGCTGATGAAAAAGCCGCTGACCCTCAAGCAATACCTGGACGCGCGCGTCATCACCGACCCGATCCACCTGTTCGACTGCGTCATGCCCTGCGCCGGCGCCGACGGCTTCCTGGTGATGAGCGAAGACCGGGCCCGGGCGCTGAAGCTACCCTACGCCCGCATCCTGTCCACCATCGAGCGCCACAACGCCTGGATCGAAGATCCGATCCAGACCCGCGGCGGCTGGACCATGGACGTCGACGAACTCTACGGCATGGCGGATGCGGCCCCGGCCGACATGGACTTTCTGCAAGCCTACGACGACTACCCGGTCATCAACCTGATGCAGATGGAAGACCTGGGCTTCTGCGCCAAGGGCGAGGCGCCGCAATTCGTGCGCGCCAACACCTTCACCGTCGACGGCAGCTTCCCGTTCAACACCAACGGCGGCCAGCTGTCGGTGGGCCAGGCCGGCGCCGCCGGCGGCTACCTCGGCATGGTCGAGGCGCTGCGCCAGCTGACCGGCACCGCCGGCGGCACGCAGGTGGCCGACGCGCGCCTGGGCCTGGTCAGCGGCTTCGGCATGATCAACTACGACCGTGGGCTGTGCACCGCCGCGGCCATCCTGGCCAGGAGCGACGCATGA
- a CDS encoding AMP-binding protein gives MSPTVHQAFLDTAARHGARPFLCILPETAAIYGIGAGELTYAQAASAIETLRAAYARAGYGHGHRAGLLLENRPAFFLHWFALNALGVSVVPINPDLRAAELEYLTGHSEIALAVALPERHADLLAAAERAGRPLRVMGPDDAPPAAPFPAPLAGEPDELTECALLYTSGTTGRPKGCILPNRYFLHAGGWYARIGGLAALRPGEERMLTPLPLVHMNAMAYSAMAMVLTGGCLIPLDRFHPKTWWDSVRDSGATVLHYLGVMPAILMKAEPSARDRQPAIRFGFGAGVDRKLHEPFEERFGFPLLEAWAMTETGAGAVIIANQEPRHIGSSCFGREEDDVEVRIVADHGGEAAAGEPGELLVRHAGDDPRYGFFAGYLKDAEATSQAWEDGWFHTGDIVRREADGALRFVDRKKNVIRRSGENISAVEVESVLLQHPLVKAVAVAAVPDPVRGDEVLACVVAETAPADAAARADAARDIVQWSLQQLAYYKAPGYVAFVDSLPLTTTNKIQRGEMKALAPTLPGTASCVDTTAMKKRQEPAR, from the coding sequence GTGAGCCCCACCGTCCACCAGGCTTTTCTGGACACCGCGGCCCGGCATGGCGCCCGGCCCTTCCTGTGCATCCTGCCGGAAACCGCCGCCATCTATGGCATCGGCGCCGGCGAGCTGACCTACGCCCAGGCGGCCAGCGCCATCGAGACGCTGCGCGCGGCCTATGCCCGCGCCGGTTACGGCCACGGCCACCGCGCCGGCCTGCTGCTGGAAAACCGTCCCGCCTTCTTCCTGCACTGGTTCGCGCTCAACGCGCTGGGCGTGTCGGTGGTGCCGATCAATCCCGACCTGCGCGCGGCCGAACTGGAGTACCTGACCGGCCATTCCGAAATCGCGCTGGCGGTGGCCCTGCCCGAGCGCCACGCCGACCTGCTAGCCGCCGCCGAGCGCGCCGGCCGGCCGCTGCGCGTGATGGGGCCGGACGACGCCCCGCCCGCCGCGCCCTTCCCCGCGCCGCTGGCGGGCGAGCCGGATGAACTGACCGAGTGCGCGCTGCTGTACACGTCCGGCACGACCGGCCGTCCCAAGGGCTGCATCCTGCCGAACCGCTATTTTCTGCACGCGGGCGGCTGGTACGCCCGCATCGGCGGCCTGGCCGCGCTGCGCCCCGGCGAGGAACGCATGCTGACGCCGCTGCCGCTGGTGCACATGAACGCCATGGCCTATTCCGCCATGGCCATGGTGCTCACCGGCGGCTGCCTGATTCCGCTGGACCGCTTCCATCCCAAGACCTGGTGGGACAGCGTGCGCGACTCGGGCGCCACCGTGCTGCACTACCTGGGCGTGATGCCGGCGATCCTGATGAAGGCCGAACCCTCGGCCCGGGACAGGCAGCCGGCGATCCGCTTCGGCTTCGGCGCCGGCGTCGACCGCAAGCTGCATGAACCGTTCGAGGAACGCTTCGGCTTCCCGCTGCTGGAAGCCTGGGCCATGACCGAGACCGGCGCCGGGGCCGTCATCATCGCCAACCAGGAGCCGCGCCACATCGGCAGCAGCTGCTTCGGCCGCGAAGAGGACGACGTAGAGGTGCGCATCGTCGCCGACCACGGCGGCGAGGCCGCGGCCGGCGAGCCGGGCGAGCTGCTGGTGCGCCATGCCGGCGATGACCCGCGCTACGGCTTCTTCGCCGGGTACCTGAAGGACGCCGAGGCCACTTCGCAGGCGTGGGAGGACGGCTGGTTCCACACCGGCGACATCGTGCGCCGCGAGGCCGACGGCGCGCTGCGCTTCGTCGACCGCAAGAAGAACGTGATCCGCCGCAGCGGCGAGAACATCTCGGCCGTGGAAGTCGAAAGCGTGCTGCTGCAGCATCCGCTGGTCAAGGCCGTAGCAGTGGCCGCCGTGCCCGACCCGGTGCGCGGCGACGAGGTGCTGGCCTGCGTGGTGGCGGAAACCGCGCCCGCCGACGCCGCCGCCCGCGCCGACGCGGCCCGCGACATCGTGCAGTGGAGCCTGCAACAGCTGGCCTATTACAAGGCGCCCGGCTACGTCGCCTTCGTCGACAGCCTGCCGCTCACCACCACCAACAAGATCCAGCGCGGCGAAATGAAGGCGCTGGCGCCGACCCTGCCAGGCACGGCCAGCTGCGTCGACACCACCGCCATGAAGAAGCGCCAGGAGCCCGCCCGATGA
- a CDS encoding aromatic-ring-hydroxylating dioxygenase subunit beta yields the protein MSLSDRDLIDFVYAEARLLDELRFEDWLDLYTEDGHYWMPLAHGQTDARLHASLMYEDKLLLRVRVERLAGQRTFSQQPKSRCHHLLQAPTVERDHPDSAPGQGRHVVRTAFHYVETRQDAQTLYAGWATHHLVEQDGALRIRLKRVDLVNCDAAFGNIQLFM from the coding sequence ATGAGCTTGAGCGACCGCGACCTGATCGATTTCGTCTACGCCGAGGCGCGCCTGCTCGACGAGCTGCGCTTCGAGGACTGGCTGGATCTGTACACCGAGGACGGCCACTACTGGATGCCGCTGGCCCACGGCCAGACCGACGCCCGCCTGCACGCCTCGCTGATGTACGAGGACAAGCTGCTGCTGCGCGTGCGGGTCGAGCGCCTGGCGGGCCAGCGCACCTTCTCGCAGCAACCCAAGAGCCGTTGCCATCACCTGCTACAGGCGCCCACGGTCGAACGCGACCATCCCGACTCGGCGCCCGGGCAGGGTCGCCATGTGGTGCGCACCGCCTTCCACTACGTCGAAACGCGCCAGGACGCGCAGACCCTGTACGCCGGCTGGGCCACGCATCATCTGGTCGAGCAGGACGGCGCGCTGCGCATCCGCCTCAAGCGCGTCGACCTGGTGAACTGCGACGCCGCATTCGGCAACATCCAATTGTTCATGTAG
- a CDS encoding aromatic ring-hydroxylating dioxygenase subunit alpha, translating into MVKYRDNPDAIRALLRETEVHKDLFIDDELFDLEMERLYANTWVYVGHDSQVPNPGDYITTTVGNQPVVMVRHSDRSVRVLHNRCPHKGTMVAGDACGNTGKFFRCPYHAWTFKTDGSLLSIPLKKGYENTGLEQCEASQGMAAVKDVRNHRGFVFCRLNPVGQSFEDFFGDALSTLDNMVDRSPEGRLEVAGGVLRYMHRCNWKMLVDNQTDTCHPMVAHESSAGTAVKVWEQAPAGTPKPMAVELFAPFISPYEFFENMGIRVWENGHGHTGVSDSIHAAYSGIPGYWESMVAAYGEERARQILGDVRHNTVYFPNIMVKGPIQTLRVFKPIAADRTLVESWTFRLVGAPDLLLERTLMYNRLINAPTSVVGHDDLEMYERAQDGLQSRARDWVNVGRLYDPAELGQKNVTTNGTNEWQMRNQYRAWGRYMTEQA; encoded by the coding sequence ATGGTCAAATACCGCGACAACCCCGATGCCATCCGCGCCTTGCTGCGCGAGACCGAGGTGCACAAGGACCTGTTCATCGACGATGAACTGTTCGACCTGGAGATGGAACGGCTGTACGCCAACACCTGGGTCTACGTCGGCCACGACAGCCAGGTGCCCAACCCCGGCGACTACATCACCACCACCGTCGGCAACCAGCCGGTGGTGATGGTGCGCCACAGCGACCGCTCGGTGCGCGTGCTGCACAACCGCTGTCCGCACAAGGGCACCATGGTGGCGGGCGACGCCTGCGGCAACACCGGCAAGTTCTTCCGCTGTCCCTATCACGCCTGGACCTTCAAGACCGACGGCAGCCTGCTGTCGATCCCGCTGAAAAAGGGCTATGAGAACACCGGCCTGGAGCAGTGCGAGGCCAGCCAGGGCATGGCGGCGGTGAAAGACGTGCGCAACCACCGCGGCTTCGTGTTCTGCCGCCTGAATCCCGTCGGCCAGTCGTTCGAGGACTTCTTCGGCGACGCGCTGTCGACGCTGGACAACATGGTCGACCGCTCGCCCGAGGGCCGGCTGGAAGTTGCCGGCGGCGTGCTGCGCTACATGCACCGCTGCAACTGGAAGATGCTGGTCGACAACCAGACCGACACCTGCCACCCGATGGTGGCGCACGAATCATCGGCCGGCACGGCGGTGAAGGTGTGGGAACAGGCCCCGGCCGGCACGCCCAAGCCGATGGCGGTGGAACTGTTCGCGCCGTTCATCTCGCCCTATGAGTTCTTCGAGAACATGGGCATCCGCGTCTGGGAAAACGGCCACGGACACACCGGCGTGTCCGATTCGATCCACGCCGCCTATTCGGGCATTCCGGGTTACTGGGAGTCGATGGTCGCCGCCTACGGCGAGGAGCGCGCCCGCCAGATCCTGGGCGACGTGCGCCACAACACCGTGTACTTCCCCAACATCATGGTCAAGGGCCCGATCCAGACCCTGCGCGTGTTCAAGCCGATCGCCGCCGACCGCACCCTGGTGGAGTCGTGGACCTTCCGCCTGGTCGGCGCGCCCGACCTGCTGCTGGAACGCACCCTCATGTACAACCGCCTGATCAACGCGCCCACCTCGGTGGTCGGCCATGACGACCTGGAGATGTACGAGCGCGCCCAGGACGGCCTGCAATCGCGCGCCCGCGACTGGGTCAACGTCGGCCGCCTGTACGACCCGGCCGAGCTCGGCCAGAAGAACGTCACCACCAACGGCACCAACGAATGGCAGATGCGCAACCAGTACCGCGCATGGGGCCGCTACATGACGGAGCAGGCATGA
- a CDS encoding PDR/VanB family oxidoreductase, giving the protein MQTLKLIVREVRQESPLIRSLRLAREDGGALPAFGPGAHLKVSVPGLREPRCYSLVQLAPEAGRFAEPVEYRLGVRLEEASAGGSRHMHGLAVGDTLSVEGPKNDFPLHEGPAGDEPVVLIAGGIGITPVASMAAALKSANRAFELHYSGRSRDQLAFLPELQALAGDALVLHADDDPSCRFDLKALLDAASPRQHLYVCGPKGLIDAVIQEARARHWPDAHIHFELFTSAAPQAGDQPFEVELRQSGRVLTIPADKTIVEVMEEEGCDPMYDCKRGECGVCQATVLEGEPDHRDYYLSDTEKASGKIIQICISRAKSARLVLDL; this is encoded by the coding sequence GTGCAAACCCTGAAACTCATCGTCCGTGAAGTCCGGCAGGAATCGCCGCTGATCCGCTCGCTGCGCCTGGCGCGCGAAGACGGCGGCGCCCTGCCCGCCTTCGGCCCCGGCGCCCACCTGAAGGTCAGCGTGCCGGGCCTGCGCGAACCGCGCTGCTACTCGCTGGTGCAACTGGCGCCGGAAGCCGGCCGCTTCGCCGAACCCGTCGAATACCGCCTGGGCGTGCGGCTGGAAGAAGCCAGCGCGGGCGGCTCGCGCCACATGCATGGCCTGGCAGTGGGCGACACGCTCAGCGTCGAAGGGCCAAAGAACGATTTCCCGCTGCACGAGGGCCCGGCCGGCGACGAGCCGGTGGTGCTGATCGCCGGCGGCATCGGCATCACGCCGGTGGCGTCGATGGCGGCGGCGCTCAAGTCCGCCAACCGCGCCTTCGAACTGCACTACAGCGGCCGCAGCCGCGACCAACTGGCCTTCCTGCCGGAACTGCAGGCGCTGGCCGGCGACGCGCTGGTGCTGCACGCCGACGATGATCCCTCCTGCCGCTTCGACCTGAAGGCGCTGCTGGACGCCGCCAGTCCACGCCAGCATCTGTACGTCTGCGGTCCCAAGGGCCTGATAGACGCCGTCATCCAGGAAGCGCGCGCGCGCCACTGGCCCGACGCCCACATCCATTTCGAACTGTTCACCAGCGCCGCGCCGCAGGCCGGCGACCAGCCCTTCGAGGTCGAGCTGCGCCAGTCCGGCCGGGTGCTGACCATTCCCGCCGACAAGACCATCGTCGAGGTGATGGAAGAAGAAGGCTGCGACCCGATGTACGACTGCAAGCGCGGCGAATGCGGCGTTTGCCAAGCCACCGTGCTGGAAGGCGAGCCGGACCACCGCGATTACTACCTGTCGGATACCGAGAAAGCCAGCGGCAAGATCATCCAGATCTGTATCTCGCGCGCCAAGTCGGCGCGCCTGGTGCTGGACCTGTAG